The following proteins are encoded in a genomic region of Amycolatopsis sulphurea:
- a CDS encoding DUF3558 domain-containing protein, whose amino-acid sequence MTWVSKFAGVAAALAVTWVAAACSATTAGTPEPGASSSPPTGGSAAPKIEHPLPASLIQGNPCSVLTSAQVNGLFSRPPTHDAAAKDTGVAKSCFWRDVDRGSLIGIQLVYVWKHGLADVYAKRGQGFFKELAPIQGYPIVAYGPADDRAKGACDVAVGIADNAAFGVGVDVASSAVGKGDPCDDARKVADLALTTLKGNA is encoded by the coding sequence ATGACTTGGGTGTCCAAGTTCGCTGGCGTTGCGGCTGCGCTGGCTGTCACGTGGGTGGCGGCGGCGTGCTCGGCGACAACGGCAGGCACTCCTGAGCCGGGTGCGTCCTCCTCTCCACCGACTGGAGGGTCAGCGGCGCCGAAGATTGAGCACCCCTTGCCGGCCTCGCTGATCCAAGGCAACCCGTGTTCGGTGCTCACCTCTGCGCAGGTTAACGGGCTGTTCTCGCGTCCACCGACGCATGACGCCGCTGCGAAGGACACGGGAGTGGCCAAGTCCTGTTTCTGGCGCGACGTCGATCGAGGTTCCCTTATCGGTATCCAACTGGTTTATGTATGGAAGCACGGGCTGGCGGACGTGTACGCGAAGAGGGGCCAAGGATTTTTCAAGGAGCTTGCTCCGATACAGGGGTACCCCATCGTGGCCTACGGACCGGCTGACGACCGCGCTAAAGGCGCTTGCGATGTGGCCGTGGGCATCGCCGATAACGCTGCCTTTGGCGTGGGCGTAGATGTCGCAAGTTCTGCAGTGGGCAAGGGTGATCCGTGTGATGACGCGCGGAAGGTTGCGGATTTGGCTCTCACGACGTTGAAGGGGAACGCGTGA
- a CDS encoding acyltransferase, translating to MFFDDERSNRLRPQILTDVVAQYFNDAERAKFYGLPESCRVRERGKIVSPENLRMGEHCWIGEGAVLDASGGLEIGEHTSIGLNTLVFTHSSWLANMALQNHSGSDLIERKPVKIGKGCFIGGLVVIMPGVTIGDFATVQPNSVVAKDVPARTLVAGNPARVFQRYDEEYIESEVERVRAENARRRALSDDPSGWGSPSGDFTT from the coding sequence ATGTTCTTCGATGACGAGCGCTCGAACCGGCTGCGCCCGCAGATTCTCACCGACGTCGTCGCGCAGTACTTCAACGACGCGGAGCGGGCGAAGTTCTACGGGCTGCCCGAAAGCTGCCGGGTCCGCGAGCGGGGCAAGATCGTCAGCCCGGAGAACCTCCGGATGGGCGAGCACTGCTGGATCGGCGAGGGCGCGGTGCTCGACGCCAGCGGCGGGCTGGAGATCGGCGAGCACACCAGCATCGGGCTGAACACGCTGGTGTTCACGCATTCCAGCTGGCTGGCGAACATGGCACTGCAGAACCACTCCGGCAGCGATCTGATCGAGCGCAAGCCGGTGAAGATCGGCAAGGGCTGCTTCATCGGCGGCCTGGTGGTGATCATGCCCGGCGTGACCATCGGCGATTTCGCCACGGTGCAGCCGAACTCGGTGGTGGCCAAGGACGTGCCCGCCCGGACACTGGTGGCGGGCAACCCGGCGCGGGTGTTCCAGCGCTACGACGAGGAGTACATCGAGTCGGAGGTCGAGCGGGTGCGGGCGGAGAACGCCCGCCGCCGCGCGCTTTCGGACGATCCGTCCGGTTGGGGCTCCCCCTCGGGCGACTTCACCACGTAA
- a CDS encoding glycosyltransferase family 4 protein encodes MRIAVVNNFFPPRVGGSAHMAASLAAEYAAAGHEVLAITAAYADAPAEEERDGYRVVRLPAVKMPQLGLSIDFDMTFAAPRPGNWRRLWQLLDEFKPDAVHLHGQFFDLSWMAGIYARRHGLPVLLTIHTLLISDKKLYGRVFRILDAVLVKPVLKYLRPRYVILDKLGVDYCVQRYGTSDENSEYFPIAVDIGHFAKPVTKDVRADLELGDGPLIVSLGHVIPLRNRLPLVEALPGILERHPGVRVVVVGRVYHDAFLRRAEELGVADALVVTGPVPKEDVPAYFAAADLVTHDLNGGCGTASLEAMLSGTATIASVTEDNYPGIELRNGENVLLVRPDDAEAVRETVLSLLDDPDRRARIAQRQRAMVRDNFGLDVVAEEHLRVLTKLVADNDVLR; translated from the coding sequence ATGCGCATCGCGGTGGTGAACAACTTCTTCCCCCCGCGCGTCGGCGGGAGCGCGCATATGGCGGCCTCGCTGGCCGCCGAATACGCCGCGGCCGGGCACGAGGTGCTGGCGATCACCGCGGCGTACGCGGATGCGCCCGCGGAGGAGGAACGCGACGGTTACCGCGTGGTCCGGCTGCCCGCGGTGAAGATGCCGCAGCTGGGCCTGTCGATCGACTTCGACATGACCTTCGCCGCACCGCGGCCGGGCAACTGGCGGCGGCTGTGGCAGCTGCTGGACGAGTTCAAACCGGACGCGGTGCACCTGCACGGCCAGTTCTTCGACCTCTCGTGGATGGCCGGGATCTACGCGCGGCGGCACGGGCTGCCCGTGCTGCTGACCATTCACACCCTGCTGATCAGCGACAAGAAGCTCTACGGCCGAGTGTTCCGGATACTGGACGCGGTGCTGGTCAAGCCGGTGCTGAAGTACCTGCGCCCGCGCTACGTCATCCTCGACAAGCTCGGCGTGGACTACTGCGTGCAGCGTTACGGCACGAGCGACGAGAACTCCGAGTACTTCCCGATCGCGGTGGACATCGGGCACTTCGCCAAGCCCGTCACCAAGGACGTGCGCGCGGATCTGGAGCTCGGGGACGGCCCGCTGATCGTCTCGCTCGGGCACGTGATCCCGCTGCGCAACCGGCTGCCGCTGGTGGAGGCGCTGCCCGGAATCCTCGAACGGCATCCCGGCGTGCGCGTGGTGGTCGTCGGCCGGGTGTATCACGACGCGTTCCTGCGCCGGGCCGAGGAACTGGGCGTGGCGGACGCGCTGGTGGTGACCGGGCCGGTGCCGAAGGAGGACGTGCCCGCCTACTTCGCGGCCGCGGACCTGGTGACCCACGACCTCAACGGCGGCTGCGGGACCGCGTCACTGGAGGCGATGCTGTCCGGCACCGCGACCATCGCGTCGGTGACCGAGGACAACTACCCCGGCATCGAACTGCGCAACGGCGAGAACGTTCTGCTGGTCCGGCCGGACGACGCCGAGGCGGTGCGCGAGACCGTACTGTCCCTTTTGGACGATCCGGACCGCAGGGCACGGATCGCGCAGCGGCAACGGGCGATGGTCCGGGACAACTTCGGGCTGGACGTGGTAGCCGAGGAACACCTGCGGGTGCTCACGAAACTGGTGGCGGACAACGATGTTCTTCGATGA
- a CDS encoding DegT/DnrJ/EryC1/StrS family aminotransferase, which yields MIPITVVDVRDAEDLVVEVLRSGAIAQGPMVKRFEDAFAHVAGTKHAIAVNNGTTALVASLQALDLAPGDEVITSPFTFVATLNAILEAGATVRFADIRREDFAIDPDAVAAAVTDRTKVLMPVHLYGQTADMGKLAPFAAERGLRIIEDSAQAVGASFEGKQAGSYGIGCFSLYATKNVTTAEGGVITTDDDALADKLRVLRNQGMRARYQYEMAGHNYRMTDLHAAVGIPQLAKLDQLAAARQANAKRLSDGLADTPGLSVPQVLPGRSHVWHQYTVLVGPHAMLSRDELAAALTGKGIGNGIYYPKIVFDYDCYRGHPLIPDATVADFPVASSVADQALSLPVHPQLTESDLDRIVETVREVLGA from the coding sequence ATGATCCCCATTACCGTGGTCGACGTCCGTGACGCGGAGGACCTCGTCGTCGAGGTACTGCGCTCCGGCGCCATCGCACAGGGGCCGATGGTCAAGCGCTTCGAAGACGCCTTCGCCCACGTCGCGGGCACGAAGCACGCCATCGCCGTGAACAACGGCACCACTGCGCTGGTCGCGTCGCTGCAGGCGCTGGACCTGGCGCCCGGTGACGAGGTGATCACCTCGCCGTTCACCTTCGTGGCGACGCTGAACGCCATCCTGGAGGCCGGTGCCACGGTCCGGTTCGCCGACATCCGGCGCGAGGACTTCGCGATCGACCCGGACGCGGTGGCCGCCGCGGTCACCGACCGGACCAAGGTCCTGATGCCGGTGCACCTCTACGGGCAGACCGCGGACATGGGCAAGCTCGCCCCGTTCGCGGCCGAGCGCGGGCTGCGGATCATCGAGGACTCCGCCCAGGCGGTCGGTGCCTCGTTCGAGGGCAAGCAGGCCGGCTCGTACGGCATCGGCTGCTTCTCGCTGTACGCCACCAAGAACGTGACCACCGCCGAGGGCGGCGTGATCACCACCGACGACGACGCGCTGGCGGACAAGCTGCGGGTGCTGCGCAACCAGGGCATGCGGGCGCGCTACCAGTACGAGATGGCCGGGCACAACTACCGGATGACCGATCTGCACGCCGCGGTCGGCATCCCGCAGCTGGCGAAGCTCGACCAGCTCGCCGCCGCCCGGCAGGCCAACGCGAAGCGGCTGTCCGACGGGCTGGCCGACACCCCGGGCCTGAGCGTGCCGCAGGTGCTGCCCGGCCGGTCGCACGTGTGGCACCAGTACACCGTGCTGGTCGGCCCGCACGCGATGCTCTCCCGCGACGAGCTGGCCGCCGCCCTCACCGGAAAGGGCATCGGCAACGGGATCTACTACCCGAAGATCGTCTTCGACTACGACTGCTATCGCGGGCATCCGCTGATCCCGGACGCCACGGTGGCGGACTTCCCGGTGGCCTCCTCGGTCGCCGACCAGGCGCTGTCGCTGCCGGTGCACCCGCAGCTGACCGAGTCCGACCTGGACCGGATCGTCGAGACGGTGCGCGAGGTGCTGGGCGCATGA
- a CDS encoding acyl carrier protein, with protein sequence MVVSDAQAARPEVAPKLRTVFVDALDLDGEVDVENLKYREIEAWDSVGHMALVAAIEDEFDVEFDTDQVIDMSSFKVAVDMVTELTAKND encoded by the coding sequence ATGGTTGTGTCTGACGCTCAGGCCGCGAGGCCGGAAGTGGCCCCCAAACTGCGCACGGTCTTCGTCGACGCGCTCGATCTCGACGGTGAAGTGGACGTCGAGAACCTGAAGTACCGCGAGATCGAGGCGTGGGACTCGGTCGGCCACATGGCGCTGGTCGCGGCCATCGAGGACGAGTTCGACGTCGAATTCGACACCGACCAGGTGATCGACATGTCGAGCTTCAAGGTCGCCGTGGACATGGTGACCGAGCTGACGGCGAAGAATGACTGA
- a CDS encoding SDR family NAD(P)-dependent oxidoreductase codes for MTDLAGRVALVTGGTRGIGLATARALAEAGATVVLTGRDESRAKAAAAAAGAAAGLALDVTDAKAVAMLVRGVAKEHGKLDIVVANAGIMVDALLGMIKEDLVETTLSTNVAGTLHTVQAAARAMMRKKTGSIVVLASVVGEYGSAGQTVYAASKAAVANIARSAAKELGRSGIRVNAVAPGVIDTDLTSGLSEEAKAENAGRTPLGRLGTAEDVAKVIRFLVSDEASFVTGQVLGVDGGLVL; via the coding sequence ATGACTGACCTGGCCGGTCGTGTCGCGCTCGTCACGGGCGGGACGCGCGGGATCGGCCTGGCCACCGCGCGGGCGCTGGCCGAGGCCGGCGCCACCGTGGTGCTGACCGGCCGGGACGAGTCCCGCGCGAAAGCGGCCGCGGCCGCGGCCGGTGCGGCGGCCGGGCTCGCGCTCGACGTGACCGACGCCAAGGCCGTCGCCATGCTGGTCCGAGGGGTGGCGAAGGAGCACGGCAAGCTCGACATCGTCGTCGCCAACGCGGGGATCATGGTGGACGCGCTCCTCGGCATGATCAAGGAAGACCTGGTCGAGACCACGCTGAGCACGAACGTCGCCGGCACGCTGCACACCGTGCAGGCCGCGGCGCGCGCGATGATGCGGAAGAAGACCGGCTCGATCGTCGTGCTGGCCAGCGTCGTCGGCGAGTACGGCAGCGCGGGGCAGACGGTGTACGCGGCGTCGAAGGCGGCGGTGGCGAACATCGCGCGTTCGGCGGCGAAGGAACTCGGCCGGTCGGGCATCCGCGTGAACGCGGTGGCCCCCGGCGTGATCGACACGGACCTGACCTCGGGGTTGTCCGAGGAGGCGAAGGCGGAGAACGCCGGCCGCACGCCGCTGGGCCGGCTCGGCACCGCCGAGGACGTGGCGAAGGTCATCCGGTTCCTGGTGAGCGACGAGGCGTCGTTCGTGACCGGTCAGGTGCTCGGCGTGGACGGCGGCTTGGTGTTGTGA
- a CDS encoding ESX secretion-associated protein EspG, whose amino-acid sequence MALAWAWESERIGPAHPVLGVVEWWFEDDAAASFDELMRQALAEPGFYDLRRKRLTGDFRDVLWGISTADAECYRMSSTRDGRRSASLAVVTGRSGSLITVDDDQATLVRIPAGRVCRAIVGTLPEVRPAGIGEIRVPRSEYGAGSVSESYDLDMTSDYTAPDTAEQVRALMAAPRTVIHQLYVARRTNGKRSSSYPLTAVDTAHHERVLTFLQDSPDGDDIIACGPGSTDYITATLDGTMRGLHD is encoded by the coding sequence GTGGCTCTCGCCTGGGCCTGGGAGTCAGAACGGATCGGTCCGGCGCACCCCGTGCTCGGGGTCGTGGAATGGTGGTTCGAAGACGACGCGGCAGCCTCGTTCGATGAACTGATGCGACAAGCACTCGCCGAGCCCGGCTTCTACGACCTGCGTCGCAAGCGGCTGACCGGAGACTTCCGGGATGTGTTGTGGGGTATCTCCACCGCTGATGCGGAGTGCTACCGCATGTCCAGCACGCGCGATGGACGCCGATCGGCGTCCCTGGCCGTCGTGACCGGGCGTTCCGGATCGCTGATCACCGTGGACGATGATCAAGCGACGTTGGTGCGGATTCCGGCCGGTCGGGTGTGCCGGGCGATCGTGGGCACTCTGCCCGAGGTACGCCCGGCCGGCATCGGCGAAATCCGGGTGCCCCGCTCCGAATACGGGGCGGGATCGGTATCCGAGTCCTACGACCTGGACATGACCAGCGATTACACCGCGCCGGACACAGCCGAGCAGGTGCGGGCGTTGATGGCCGCGCCACGCACCGTGATCCACCAGCTCTACGTGGCCAGACGTACGAACGGCAAGCGCTCGTCCAGCTACCCGCTCACCGCTGTGGACACGGCGCACCACGAGCGAGTCCTGACGTTCCTGCAGGACAGTCCCGATGGCGACGACATCATCGCCTGCGGCCCCGGCAGCACCGACTACATCACCGCAACCTTGGACGGCACCATGCGCGGACTACACGACTGA
- a CDS encoding DegT/DnrJ/EryC1/StrS family aminotransferase, with amino-acid sequence MGEPVLLGKPTVGEEELAAVAEVFRSGWLAGAGPACRRFEERFARVTGTAHALSTSSCGAALFLGLRVLGVRPGDEVIVGDYTFPATGHAVLQAGGKPIFADIRPDVFSADPAAIEALITPRTVGILAVDVAGQPGDFDEYRAIADKHGLWLFEDAACSAGATYRTRPAGSLADLAAFSFHGRKGITAGEGGALVSDRADLLAHARKLHTYGIEPAISREGAEALPVPEFHELGWNFRLSDIQAAIMGVQLDRLPDLLAARRAVAKRYHEAFADLDALRVPVELPDREHPWQAYLLTVAPEISRDALALRIREQGVQCNFGTYASHLQPIYGEQAPLPVSADAFRRQLAIPMHAELTGAEVDRVVSTVREAVHTLS; translated from the coding sequence GTGGGCGAACCGGTGCTGCTCGGGAAGCCGACGGTGGGCGAGGAAGAGCTTGCCGCCGTGGCCGAGGTGTTCCGTTCCGGCTGGCTCGCCGGGGCCGGACCGGCGTGCCGCCGATTCGAGGAACGCTTCGCCCGCGTCACCGGCACCGCGCACGCGCTGTCCACGAGCAGCTGTGGCGCCGCGTTGTTCCTCGGACTGCGCGTGCTCGGGGTACGGCCCGGCGACGAGGTGATCGTCGGCGACTACACGTTCCCGGCCACTGGACACGCGGTGCTGCAGGCCGGTGGCAAGCCGATCTTCGCGGACATCCGCCCGGACGTCTTCAGCGCCGACCCGGCCGCGATCGAAGCCCTGATCACCCCGCGCACCGTGGGTATCCTCGCGGTCGATGTCGCCGGGCAGCCGGGCGATTTCGACGAATACCGCGCCATTGCGGACAAGCACGGCCTGTGGTTGTTCGAGGACGCTGCGTGCTCTGCGGGCGCCACCTACCGCACCCGCCCGGCGGGCAGCCTCGCCGATCTGGCCGCCTTCTCCTTCCACGGCCGCAAGGGCATCACCGCGGGCGAGGGCGGCGCGCTCGTCTCCGATCGGGCGGATCTGCTGGCCCACGCCCGGAAACTGCACACCTACGGCATCGAACCGGCGATCAGCCGGGAAGGCGCCGAGGCGCTGCCGGTGCCGGAGTTCCACGAACTCGGCTGGAACTTCCGGCTGTCGGACATCCAGGCCGCGATCATGGGCGTCCAGCTCGACCGCCTGCCCGACCTGCTCGCCGCCCGGCGCGCGGTGGCCAAGCGCTACCACGAGGCGTTCGCGGACCTCGACGCGCTGAGGGTGCCGGTGGAGCTGCCCGACCGCGAACATCCGTGGCAGGCCTACCTGCTCACGGTCGCCCCGGAGATCAGCCGGGACGCGCTCGCGCTGCGCATTCGCGAGCAGGGGGTGCAGTGCAACTTCGGCACGTACGCCTCGCACCTGCAGCCGATCTACGGCGAGCAGGCGCCGTTGCCGGTTTCGGCGGACGCGTTCCGCCGGCAGCTGGCGATCCCGATGCACGCCGAGCTCACCGGTGCCGAAGTGGACCGCGTGGTGAGCACCGTGCGCGAAGCCGTCCATACCCTTTCCTGA
- a CDS encoding NAD-dependent epimerase/dehydratase family protein, with protein sequence MSEKKVFFTGGGGFIAAHVIPLLLEGGYTVRIFDNMTRGDRARVGEFVATGKVELVEQDVRYGGAVREAIRGCTHVIHFATVSINKSIADPHESIDINMMGNQNVFAAAADEGVQRLVFASTASVYGDPKRLPMHEDDELRPLTPYCISKRAGEDLLGFYERTKGLSWNALRFFNVYGPGQKIEAYYTSVINHFIKRLRAGQPPVIDGRGDQSMDFVHVSDLARGVVAALESEQANLPINIGTGVDTSIATLAKILIEAVGVDVQPEFNERDVLVSRRAADIGRAREVLGWEPRISVEEGMRALVQDSE encoded by the coding sequence ATGTCCGAGAAGAAGGTCTTCTTCACCGGCGGTGGCGGGTTCATCGCCGCACATGTGATCCCGCTGCTGCTCGAGGGTGGCTACACGGTGCGGATCTTCGACAACATGACCCGCGGTGACCGGGCCAGGGTCGGCGAGTTCGTGGCCACCGGCAAGGTCGAGCTGGTGGAGCAGGACGTGCGCTACGGCGGCGCGGTGCGCGAGGCGATCCGCGGCTGTACGCACGTGATCCACTTCGCGACCGTGTCGATCAACAAGTCGATCGCCGACCCGCACGAATCGATCGACATCAACATGATGGGCAACCAGAACGTGTTCGCCGCGGCCGCCGACGAAGGCGTGCAGCGGCTGGTGTTCGCCTCGACCGCCTCGGTGTACGGCGATCCGAAGCGCCTGCCCATGCACGAGGACGACGAGCTGCGCCCGCTCACGCCGTACTGCATCTCCAAGCGCGCGGGCGAGGATCTGCTCGGATTCTACGAGCGCACCAAGGGCCTGTCCTGGAACGCGTTGCGGTTCTTCAACGTGTACGGCCCGGGGCAGAAGATCGAGGCCTACTACACCTCGGTGATCAACCACTTCATCAAGCGCCTGCGGGCCGGGCAGCCGCCGGTCATCGACGGCCGCGGCGACCAGTCGATGGACTTCGTGCACGTGTCCGACCTCGCCCGTGGTGTCGTCGCGGCGCTCGAATCGGAGCAGGCGAACCTGCCGATCAACATCGGTACCGGGGTGGACACCTCGATCGCCACGCTGGCCAAGATCCTCATCGAGGCGGTCGGCGTGGACGTGCAGCCGGAGTTCAACGAACGCGACGTGCTGGTCTCGCGCCGGGCCGCGGACATCGGCCGGGCCCGCGAGGTTCTGGGCTGGGAGCCGCGGATCTCGGTGGAGGAAGGCATGCGGGCCTTGGTGCAGGACTCCGAGTGA
- a CDS encoding Gfo/Idh/MocA family protein has product MTHRIALIGTGNMGSLHARVLAGNERAELVRVIDPREEAGRAVAERYETRWTPEIGSLSDVDAVVLASATEVHYELAQEILGQDKPMLVEKPVCNSLEFSQEIVALSAKKDIPLMCGLLERYNPAVMTARALVSEPVHLMARRHGPYAPRIKTGVAWDLLVHDVDLAIQFFGGATPARVTSGAGYFHPTSVEGAEDTIETVLTFPTGLATVSASRLGQRKVRSLVVSELDRMVEIDLLRRDVTIYRHVSHDSVTPDGLGYRQQTVIEIPELITAREPLATQLDRFLDLLEGKLDANAERELILPSHHVVAQVLDQAA; this is encoded by the coding sequence ATGACACACCGCATCGCACTCATCGGCACCGGCAACATGGGCTCGCTGCACGCCCGGGTACTGGCCGGCAACGAGCGGGCCGAGCTGGTCCGGGTGATCGACCCGCGCGAGGAGGCCGGCCGCGCGGTCGCCGAGCGCTACGAGACCCGGTGGACCCCGGAGATCGGCTCACTGTCCGATGTGGACGCAGTGGTGCTCGCCTCGGCCACCGAGGTGCACTACGAGCTGGCGCAGGAGATCCTCGGCCAGGACAAGCCGATGCTGGTCGAGAAGCCGGTCTGCAACAGCCTCGAATTCTCCCAGGAGATCGTCGCGCTGTCGGCGAAGAAGGACATCCCGCTGATGTGCGGGCTGCTGGAGCGGTACAACCCGGCGGTGATGACCGCGCGGGCGCTGGTGAGCGAGCCGGTGCACCTGATGGCCCGCCGGCACGGCCCGTACGCGCCGCGGATCAAGACCGGGGTGGCCTGGGACCTGCTGGTGCACGACGTCGATCTGGCCATCCAGTTCTTCGGCGGGGCGACGCCCGCGCGGGTCACCTCGGGTGCCGGGTACTTCCACCCGACCTCGGTCGAGGGCGCCGAGGACACCATCGAAACGGTGCTGACCTTCCCGACCGGGCTGGCCACCGTGTCCGCGTCCCGGCTCGGGCAGCGCAAGGTCCGTTCGCTGGTGGTGTCGGAGCTCGACCGCATGGTGGAGATCGACCTGCTGCGCCGGGACGTGACCATCTACCGGCACGTCTCGCACGATTCGGTCACCCCGGACGGGCTCGGCTACCGGCAGCAGACCGTGATCGAGATCCCGGAGCTGATCACCGCGCGGGAACCGCTGGCCACCCAGCTGGACCGGTTCCTCGATCTGCTGGAGGGCAAGCTCGACGCGAACGCCGAACGCGAGCTGATCCTGCCCTCGCACCACGTGGTGGCGCAGGTGCTGGACCAGGCGGCCTGA
- a CDS encoding UDP-N-acetylglucosamine acyltransferase, producing MSDAQAARPGTNRIHPTAVLGEGVELGEGNVIGPYTVIVGPARIGDGNWIGPHVTIGTPGEDRGKPHPAAWDAAPAGDPEQDGHGVVIGDRNRIREYVSVHQGTWRTTTLGSDGYYLRGSHIAHDCLVGSGVTIASNVITGGHCHIWDGANLGMGTVLHQRVVIGPGAMVGMSSAVRREVSAFTIAVGNPARVTGVNVVGLSRRGLDETTIEALSPWLKGKRGLPDDGLADRLPGDLSTVVKAWDARPREEH from the coding sequence GTGTCGGACGCTCAGGCCGCCAGGCCGGGAACCAACCGCATCCATCCGACCGCAGTCCTCGGGGAGGGCGTCGAACTCGGCGAGGGCAACGTGATCGGCCCGTACACCGTGATCGTCGGACCTGCCCGGATAGGCGACGGCAACTGGATCGGCCCGCACGTGACCATCGGGACGCCCGGCGAGGACCGCGGCAAGCCGCACCCGGCGGCCTGGGACGCCGCCCCGGCCGGTGATCCGGAGCAGGACGGGCACGGGGTGGTGATCGGCGACCGCAACCGGATCCGCGAGTACGTGAGCGTGCACCAGGGCACCTGGCGCACCACCACGCTCGGCAGTGACGGGTATTACCTGCGGGGCAGCCACATCGCGCACGACTGCCTGGTCGGCTCCGGGGTGACGATCGCCTCGAACGTGATCACGGGTGGGCATTGCCACATCTGGGACGGCGCGAACCTCGGCATGGGCACGGTGCTGCACCAGCGCGTGGTGATCGGCCCCGGGGCGATGGTCGGCATGTCCTCGGCGGTGCGCCGCGAGGTGAGCGCGTTCACCATCGCCGTGGGCAACCCGGCCCGCGTGACCGGCGTGAACGTGGTCGGGCTGTCCCGCCGCGGGCTGGACGAGACCACCATCGAGGCGCTGTCGCCGTGGCTGAAGGGCAAGCGCGGCCTGCCGGACGACGGGCTGGCCGACCGGCTCCCGGGCGACCTCTCTACCGTGGTCAAGGCGTGGGACGCCCGCCCGCGCGAAGAACACTGA